The genomic segment AGGATTTGTAGGCGAGAAGGGGAATTTTATATGTGATGCAGGATTTAATTGGGAAccagtgaaggtggatgaggCTTCTTTGACTTAGACCAATCAGCATTTGGGGATGTAGCATTAcaacattaatttttttttgaagattcAGGACCTTaatctgttttttgtgtgttcatgtgtacaGACCTGGCTCATGTCCGCACGGTGCTGGTGGAGCAATGTCAACCATTGAGGCACTCATTGCAAAATCAAGAGCAACAATGCCGTTATGAGGAGGTAGAGTACTACAGTTTGCAGGACCACAACTATGGAGAGCCGAATACTCAAAGGCCCATTGTACTTGTCAAACAAGAAGTGTGTGTTAAACAAGaggtatgtgtgtattttagcaacaaaaacatttattttcccatttatttatctttttgttttctcaaaccagattttttttgtcGTCCCTCTGCAGCACACTTATGATGATTCTCCTGTGCAGTCTGTCCTGGTGCAGGAGAAAGTTGAGCCCACTGATAACACAGGTCAGGAATAAAACTGACTTTTATTTTCCCAACTATAGTTTGATAATTGGTCAACCTTTACAAGCTTCACTACTAAACATACTcaccttttctcttttttttcttctcatgttTCCTCTGTGATGTATCTATCACTGCTGTCCCTAGGTTCACCATGGGCCTCTGCTTGTGGAGCTGAGAATGAAGGGCCTCTCATTAAGGATGTATGTTCAATTGGAGAAATACCCTTACATGTAAAAGATGAAGAGGACCGAGAGGCCTTCGAACTACCCTGTTTGGGAATGGATGGCGAAGGAGCCCAGAACCAATCGTCTGGATTAGAGCATTCACTAGTCCTCTCACTCGCTGCAATAAAAGACAATATGGAAGAAGAGTCTCAAGTCAGTCAGAAGATATCAGAAACACATGGAGAACCCGATCCATTAGAAAAACGCCCATTGGAGGTTGCTCAGCATCAACCAGAGGTTGAACCTCTTGAAAAAGAGCAACCATCAGTGGTCCCCCAACTGTGTCAAAGAGCGAAAGACAAAATATCAGTTAATAAACAGGCTGACGTTACTCTGCAACAATATGCAGATGTGCAATCTACAAACGAACGGTTGGAACAACCTACACCACTCAAAAAAGGAGAAGCATGTGGAGAATTAAAAAGTGGTGTGGCAGTTGGTGAGTCAAGTCCCCAGCCTGAGTTGCCTGTACGACGTAGAAGAGGGCGTCCACCAAAGAAAGCCAAATGTCCGAGTCAGCAAGTGAAAGAAGTTGGTTCTCCGCCTGTATCACTAGAATCGTCAAGTAGAAGTAGTTATTTAAGTAGAAGATGTTCCTCTAGAAAGGAAAAACCATCCAAATCTCAACAAATTTTGATGGAAATTGAAAAACAGGCAGTTCAGGCTCCATCCACTGAAGTTTCATCCGTAATTGAAACGCAAAACACTGTTCAGCCCAGAGGACGCAGCAGCTCTGTAACTCTTCAGGATGCAATGCTGTTAGTTGAAGCCATGAATCAGTCAACTGTAGAAGATATGTTCTCCTCTCCACAAATAATGGCAGCCCCACCTCAAACCCAGTGTTCCCCCAGTATTGGTACCTTACAAACTGTGGATGAGGACCCAGCTGAGCCACAGACACCGCCATGTCCCGATGAAACTCATGAAGTTGCAGGCAATCTGCCAATAACAGAGGTGTCCACAACAACAGGGGATGATGTCCCAGCTGAGCCACAGACACCACCGTTTCCTGTTGAAACTCATGAAGCTGCAGGGAATTTGGCCGTAACAGAGGTGTCCACTACAACACAATCGACAATAGAGAAACTTGGTGCTGCTCCCGCTACTGCAGATGCTACCCTAACCAATAAAGCTCAGACCCACATCAAGGCTGTCAtaccaaaacaacaacattcgGTCACTGTATCCAATGCTACTACATCTTCAATGCCCTCATCAACTGCTGCTGTTCATACACGTATGCAGTCACATCAGCAGCACCCTCCCCATCCTCTAGTAACATCGGTAGCAGCCAGCAAACCGGGTAAGGCAGTATCTCATAAAATAACTGCCATGCCAAAATCGGTATCCTCCTTAATACCTCACAAAATAGCAGCACTGTTTCCAACCCAGCTTCCTATTGTTTTGTCTACAGTTGTTGCTGCACAGAGCATTACTTCACTTCCACACTGTACAACTGCAGGTCTGCCTCTCGGAACACTTTCCCTGGCCTCTGATCCTCAGAAAACAACACACCCTATGTCCAGTAAAATGCTTCCTATTGTCCCTTCACAGTCGACCGCCACCTCAACAGACCCACAGTCAGGAACTCTACCACACCCAAAAATAACAATTGTAATTCCGAGACAGATGTCAGCTGTGGCGTCAAAGAAACACCAGTCGCAGAGCATTCTTACGACAACCAAGCATGACGCAGCCACATCATCTGCTCCTGTTACAGTGTCATTGTCACAGTTGTCATCCCCTTCATCACAGGAGTTGAGCATTTCTGTGGACACACAAAACGCTTCAGATGAAGTGGGCACAAAACTGGACGGAATACTCAACTTGGAATCTCCCAAACAAATTGACGCTGGTTCTGAAACAATAACTGCACTTACAGAAGCCCGTTTTAGTTTAAACAAGTCAGTGGGGCTAGTGCCAACCTCCCTGTTGCCAGCGGAACCCACGACTTTTGAGAAAAAACTCACTGCCGTGGTCAGGTTAACCAGGCTCCCATTTCCAGTATCGCCCAAAGAAGCAGTTTTAGTCTCAAGACTGCTTACTTATGGGTCTTCTAAAACTCagagcattttcaaaaaagaaaCCACACAAAAGAAACCATCATCTGCGGTCATATCAACACAGCCAGCAGAGGCACTTGTGTTATTCACTGATATTTGTCCTAATGTAAAAGAAACTTCCGTTGCTCTGTCTGCAAATACCTCTGAGATGTCAGAGAAGCCAAATGATATTCAAAAGAAGGCATCATTATCCTCAAACAACACCATTTTGGAAGAGTCATCCATGTCGGCAACAGTTTTAAAGAACTCAACTACAGCCATCAACACGACTGAGCTGACTGTATCTGGTGCAGCTCGCGAACTTACTTTTAATATTGATGAGGACATATTCGAAGATTGTGCGTTACCTACTGACCCACCTATAGAAGAGAAACCATCATCTCCAGTTGTACGTCTTACCTCCATCACCACCAAGAAAACACCTGAGCCTCAGTTACAAATGACTCAAGCTCAGTTCCTGGCACAGCTGAGAGTGTCCCCTGTTACGCAAGAACCAAAACAGGTAATGTAGTAGTAAACAATCCTCAGTCTGTTTAGCCGTATGATTGCCGTGGGGATACAATATTATTTACACATTCAGGAAGCCTATAGTGCTGGGAATAATGAACCAGGGCTGTGATggtattgatgttttttttactaagTGGTCAACACTATTTCCAAttatgtgaaataaaaaaaataagcaagTTATGTCTAAACTTAGAGTCTGCAATGTGACAAGTTTGTACAATAAATAAGTAGAATTACGTATTGTAAAGAGCATTAATGGTCATCAATTCCACATGAATGTTTGTACTTTTTCACATTTAGCTGGAACTCTAGCATTGCtctgcatgtgtttttttgctaaatgtatttattgttctttcctttttgtttaaagGCCTCCTCTGATGACCATGTAGATCCCACCAACTCCAGTGAGGAAAAAAGGTTACAAAGGAAAGGCATTGTAGCCAAACTCCGAAGTCATTTCAAACCTCACTTGCAAGCAAGAAGAGCAATAACAAATCCAGAACCACACAGCGAAGTGGAGACCCCTACTGTAAACGACAAGAAACCTAGATTGGAGAAGGAcagtccaaatgttgaaaaCACATCTAGAGAATCTATTCGCCTCAGCTCAAACAACTCAGGTGCAACTGAAGATGTAACAACTCCAGAAAAGACAACTAATGATTCCACATCTATTAGTCCTAGGAGATCTGGACTATGTAGAGCAGGTGTTGAACCCAAAAGGACTGATAGAGAACCAATTTCTGTCCGTTCTAGGAGGTTTAAGGATACTAGAAAATCCACTCGTGTGAGTCCCAGGAGATCTAGTTCAGGTAGAGATTGTGCAGgctccaaaacaaaaaaatccccTTTGGTGAGTCCTAGAAGGTCTAGCTCAATCAAAGAAAGTTCTAACTCTAAAAACACCAAGTCCACTTTGTTGAGACCTAGGAGATCTAGCTTAATTCAAGAAAGTGCTAGCTCTAAAATGACCAAATCCACTTCGGTGAGTCCTAGGAGGTCTAGCTCAAAGAAAGAAAGTGCTAGTTCTGAAAAGACAAAATCCACTTATGTGAGTCCTAGAAGGTCTAGCTCAATAAAAGAAAGTACTAGCTCTGAAAAGACACAATCCACTTCAGTGAGTCCTAGAAGGTCTAGCTCAATTAAGGAAAAAGCTAGCTCTGAAAAGACTAAATCCACTTCGGTGAGTCCTAGGAGGTCTAGCTCAATTAAGGAAAAAGCTAGCTCTGAAAAGACTAAATCCACTTCGGTGAGTCCTAGGAGGTCTAGCTCAATTAAAGAAAAAGCTAGCTCTGAGAAGACAAAATCCATTTTGGGGAGTCCTAGAAGATCTAGCTCAATTAACGGAAGTGCCTACTCTAAAAGTGCTAGCCCTATAAAGACAAAATCCAGTTTAGTGAGTCCTGGGAGGTCTAGCTTGATTGAAGAAGGTGCTAGCTCTGAAAAGACTACATTTACTTCAGTGAGTCCTAGGAGGTCTAGCTCAATTGAACAAAGTGATAGCTCTGAAAAGACTAAATCCACGTCAGTGAGTCCTAGGAGGTCTAGCTCAATTGAACAAAGTGACAGCTCTGAAAAGCCCAAATCCAATTCGGTGAGTCCTCGGAGGTCTAGCTCAACTAAAGAAAGTGCTAACTTAAAACAGACAATGTTGACTCCTGTGAGTCCTAGGAGGTCTAGCTTAATTCAAGAAAATGCTAGCTCTAAAAACACCAAACCCACTTCAGTGAGCCATAGGAGGTCTAGCTCAATTGAAGAAAGCGCTAAAACCACATCTGTGATCCTTAAGAGGTGTGAAATTGGTACTACCCCTAAATTGCCTAACTATGGAACAAATTTCTTCTGCCGTAGGAAGTGTACCCTCACTAAAGATGGTTCTAGCAGTCAGCAGGGCAAAAGGGAGGCTCATTCTTTCAGCCCTAGGTATAGCATGACTACAGATGATGCTAGTACCAAAAACGAGAAGAGTGATACCAGTTCCCCAAGTGTTAGGTGGCCTAAACTGTCGAAAGGTGGTTTCAGTCCTGCTAGGACAGGGGAATCCACTCCTGCTAAGAAACCCAGATTATTTCCAGATGGTCCTGGTCCTCAAAAGAATTTAAGAGTGGTGAATGCTAAGATGTTGGCTAAAGCAGCAAAAGCCAAAACCAtagcaaaaatgaaaaatgccagTCAGTCGCAATTGCAGAATGGAGCTAAAACCAACCAGTTAGCAGAGAACCGTGCTTGCGGCGAGACCGTGAAAAAGATTAAAGTTAAAGGTGTGTGGATTCCTCCTCAAATGACACATGTCACTGATACGCCTccggcagaaaaaaagaaagagccaGTTTCCCCCCCAAGTGTTCCTCTCTCCCCCATACCTGTCAGAGCACCACCTATTGTATCACCGTTACAGCCTTTATCAGTCATTGGTAGGCGTCTGCTCAAGAACCAGTGTGGGGAGTGCGGACGTGTCCTCAGCAGCATTGCCGCCCTGGAAAGCCATGTCAGTCTCCACAAAGGTCGTCGGCCTTTCTCATGCACGCTCTGTGGGAAGAACTTCCCAGACTCAAAATGTCTTAAACGGCATGGCCGGGTGCACCGCAATGGTAGGATCCATATCTGTCAGAAGTGCGGGAAGGGCTTTGTCTATAGTTTTGGCCTCACCAAACACCTCCAGATGGTGCACAGCAAGATTAAACCTTTCATCTGCCAGATCTGCAACAAGGGTTTCCTCACAAAACGAGATGTGGAAGCCCACATACGGATCCACACTGGAGAGAAACCATTCCATTGCGACCTCTGTGGAAGGACATTTACGAGGAGGGTAGAACTCAATGTGCATTTAAGGTGGCATAATGGAGAGAAGAGGCACTGGTGCCCGTACTGTGGGAAAGGATTTTTAGACTTTAATAACCTGAAAAGGCACAAATATACCCACACAGGGGAGAAACCACATGCCTGCCCGCACTGCCCCAAGCACTTCTCGCAGTCAGGCCACGTGAAAAAGCATGttaaaaatgtacataaaatCCAATGAGAGATGGACATTCAAGATGCCTCCCTGCTCCACTGAGAATGttaatgatttttattttata from the Perca flavescens isolate YP-PL-M2 chromosome 2, PFLA_1.0, whole genome shotgun sequence genome contains:
- the LOC114565436 gene encoding mucin-17; the protein is MSTDDFQTKYSSVMEGMLKGAIAETTKLFETMVDDLKAEISRMKKENEELKTKCSQFENERNQLTVDTRESEPPPGPSDGSEKRDRAVQCDLAHVRTVLVEQCQPLRHSLQNQEQQCRYEEVEYYSLQDHNYGEPNTQRPIVLVKQEVCVKQEHTYDDSPVQSVLVQEKVEPTDNTGSPWASACGAENEGPLIKDVCSIGEIPLHVKDEEDREAFELPCLGMDGEGAQNQSSGLEHSLVLSLAAIKDNMEEESQVSQKISETHGEPDPLEKRPLEVAQHQPEVEPLEKEQPSVVPQLCQRAKDKISVNKQADVTLQQYADVQSTNERLEQPTPLKKGEACGELKSGVAVGESSPQPELPVRRRRGRPPKKAKCPSQQVKEVGSPPVSLESSSRSSYLSRRCSSRKEKPSKSQQILMEIEKQAVQAPSTEVSSVIETQNTVQPRGRSSSVTLQDAMLLVEAMNQSTVEDMFSSPQIMAAPPQTQCSPSIGTLQTVDEDPAEPQTPPCPDETHEVAGNLPITEVSTTTGDDVPAEPQTPPFPVETHEAAGNLAVTEVSTTTQSTIEKLGAAPATADATLTNKAQTHIKAVIPKQQHSVTVSNATTSSMPSSTAAVHTRMQSHQQHPPHPLVTSVAASKPGKAVSHKITAMPKSVSSLIPHKIAALFPTQLPIVLSTVVAAQSITSLPHCTTAGLPLGTLSLASDPQKTTHPMSSKMLPIVPSQSTATSTDPQSGTLPHPKITIVIPRQMSAVASKKHQSQSILTTTKHDAATSSAPVTVSLSQLSSPSSQELSISVDTQNASDEVGTKLDGILNLESPKQIDAGSETITALTEARFSLNKSVGLVPTSLLPAEPTTFEKKLTAVVRLTRLPFPVSPKEAVLVSRLLTYGSSKTQSIFKKETTQKKPSSAVISTQPAEALVLFTDICPNVKETSVALSANTSEMSEKPNDIQKKASLSSNNTILEESSMSATVLKNSTTAINTTELTVSGAARELTFNIDEDIFEDCALPTDPPIEEKPSSPVVRLTSITTKKTPEPQLQMTQAQFLAQLRVSPVTQEPKQASSDDHVDPTNSSEEKRLQRKGIVAKLRSHFKPHLQARRAITNPEPHSEVETPTVNDKKPRLEKDSPNVENTSRESIRLSSNNSGATEDVTTPEKTTNDSTSISPRRSGLCRAGVEPKRTDREPISVRSRRFKDTRKSTRVSPRRSSSGRDCAGSKTKKSPLVSPRRSSSIKESSNSKNTKSTLLRPRRSSLIQESASSKMTKSTSVSPRRSSSKKESASSEKTKSTYVSPRRSSSIKESTSSEKTQSTSVSPRRSSSIKEKASSEKTKSTSVSPRRSSSIKEKASSEKTKSTSVSPRRSSSIKEKASSEKTKSILGSPRRSSSINGSAYSKSASPIKTKSSLVSPGRSSLIEEGASSEKTTFTSVSPRRSSSIEQSDSSEKTKSTSVSPRRSSSIEQSDSSEKPKSNSVSPRRSSSTKESANLKQTMLTPVSPRRSSLIQENASSKNTKPTSVSHRRSSSIEESAKTTSVILKRCEIGTTPKLPNYGTNFFCRRKCTLTKDGSSSQQGKREAHSFSPRYSMTTDDASTKNEKSDTSSPSVRWPKLSKGGFSPARTGESTPAKKPRLFPDGPGPQKNLRVVNAKMLAKAAKAKTIAKMKNASQSQLQNGAKTNQLAENRACGETVKKIKVKGVWIPPQMTHVTDTPPAEKKKEPVSPPSVPLSPIPVRAPPIVSPLQPLSVIGRRLLKNQCGECGRVLSSIAALESHVSLHKGRRPFSCTLCGKNFPDSKCLKRHGRVHRNGRIHICQKCGKGFVYSFGLTKHLQMVHSKIKPFICQICNKGFLTKRDVEAHIRIHTGEKPFHCDLCGRTFTRRVELNVHLRWHNGEKRHWCPYCGKGFLDFNNLKRHKYTHTGEKPHACPHCPKHFSQSGHVKKHVKNVHKIQ